In Acidisarcina polymorpha, the DNA window TGAACTCCGATCGCGGGCACCGACACAAATGTGTTGTTGACGTAGGGGGTCTGCTTCACTATGGATTCATTCGGCGTCTCGAGCTGAAGAATCTTCAGCGCCACGGGATCGATCCTGCCGACGATGCTGTTGCCGGGGAACGGCTGTCCAGTCGTCGGATCATAGATAACCTGCGGGTCCGAAGAAAAATCTCCGCTCAATTCAGCTGTCGTGGGCATGACGTAGCTGGCCGGAGTGGCTGAACTCAACGATTCGTGCTCCCAACTGAAGAAAAAGAATAGCTTGTTCCTCAACAGAGGGCCGCCCAGGTTGGCCCCGTACTGATTCTGATGGAGCGGCACCTTGCCGAGGCCCGCATTATTGGAGAACCAGTCATTCGCATCAAGCGCGGTGTTGCGAAAATACTCGTAGGCGGTTCCATGAAATTGATTCGTGCCGCTCTTGGTCGAGATTTCGACGACGCCGCCTCCGTATCCGCCAAACTCCGCGCTGACGTTGTTCGTTGAAACCCTGAACTCCTGGACGGCGTCTTGCGTCGGAACTAGCGTGTTGACATTGTTCTCGGAGATGTTGGAGCCAACGCCGTCGATGAAGAAGAGGCTTTGCCCGCTGAACGCGCCTCCAATCTGATAGTTTCCGTAGGAGATCGCCTGCGTGTTTGCGCTGACCTGACCGGTTCCGCCGTTCGCTACGGTGCTACCCGAAGTTCCACCACCCGGCACTACTCCCGGTACGAAATCGAGAAGGTTGTTGACATTGCGGCCATTGAGAGGCGCCTCTTGTACCTGCCTGCCCTCGATCACTCCGCCCAACGATGCGTTATCGGTCTGGAGGGAGGCTGTGGCGCCCGTAACGGTGATGGACTCAGTCACCGCTCCCACCTCCAAAGCGAAATCGGCGCGGGCGATTCCGCCGATCTGGACGTCCACCTGATCGGTCGTCGAAGCTTTGAATCCCGAGTGCGACACGGTCACGCTGTATGATCCCGGATTCAGGTTGATGAACGTGTAAGTGCCTGCAGAGCTGGTCGCCGTTCTCTGCTGGGCGTTCGTACCCTTGTTTGTCAATTGCACCTCGGCGCCTCCAACGACTGCGCCACCGGAATCTGTTACAGCGCCAACGACGCTTCCATAGCTTGTTTGAGCTCTTACAAGAGTTGGAGTTATAGCGCCGGTAATCGCAAGAAGCATAATCCAGAGATGACTCGATACCGATTTGCGAGAACTGGAAGTCCCTGGTCGTACCGTCTTCTGAAGCCCCCGTGAACAAGCAGTCTTGCACATACCGCTTCCTCGAAGTCTTGACTCGTGGCTCATGCTCTACCTCCGCGACACACCTTGATTCCTCGATATCTGGTCAGCGATGGTGGCAAGCGATCGAAATCGAAGGAGAGTCAAGTGCGCTTTCGCCCCCGAAGGGAAGTTCTAAGCGTCTCGATCAATAGTTGTCAATTATTTATGCAGGGTATTCAATAAAAGTTGCATAGACAACTTGGCGCGCTTTTGACGACATCCGGCAACGAACGCGGTTCCGAAAGAATGCTGTTTGGGGTGAAGTTTTGAATTCAATTTGCATCTGATGAGGTCATGTTAAGCCGCAGTACTACGGTCGCGGTCTAGTTGAACCAGCGCAATACTCGGAGAGAGAAAACAATTTCGCCTACGCTCTCATCTGCCTGGACGCGACCGTCCGTTTAGCTGCTCCTCGGGTTCGGCTCCGCAGGATTGTCGAACAACCATCTGGCACCCGAGCAGAACATCCCTCGCGGGAAGATCGGGGTTAGCGATTCTATCGAGCATCACCGAGAGAGCGGTTCTGCCGATATCTCTGCAAGGTTGGTGCTGTGTGGTAAGCGGCACGGGAAGCAGACCCGCATACTTCACATCGTCTATCCCAACAATCCTGATATCTTCAGGAATTCGTTCCCCTATCGACAAGAGCGTTCGCATCAGTTTGCCTGCGGTAAAGTCATTGGCGCAGAGAAACGCATCGGGACGGTCCTTCTTCAAGATTGCTTTTATGAATTTCGGGTCTGATGCATCGCCAAGGTTCACAGCATACCGAATCGCGCCTTGCGTGTAGGCCTGAATCGCTTCGCGGAATCCCGCAATGCGGGCATCAACGGTGGGCGCCGAATTAGGTCTCGCAATGAATCCAATGCGCTTTGCGCCAACCGTAATCAGATGTTCTGTGGCCTGATATGCGGTTCGTCGATTGTCGATGCCAACCAGGTCGTATTTACTTCGATCCGGATAGGGCTCAAGGCACCTGTCGAGAAGCACGACGGGAATCCGAGCCTTGTCCAAAGCTTCAACAACTCTGTGATTCGCCCGGACACGTCCGCTCGAAAACTCCACCGGAGCAAAGAATATCCCTGAGACTTTTTGAGAGATGTAATGCTGGCAAAGTTGTTCTGCCACCGCTTCCTTCTCGCTCTCCTTCGATGCGGAGTTGCCCCAAAGCAGCGAATGCCGAAAGGCGTTTTGAGACTCCATCATTCCCTTGCAGATCACCTCGAAGATCTCCGTCTGTCCAAGTTCAGGAATCAGCAATCCAAAAACATGACTCTTCGAGGTGGAACTTTGGGCAACGAACGTCCCCGATCCCACGCGGCGCACAACGAGTCCCATAGTCTGCAGCTCATGCATCGCTCTGAAGACGGTCATCCTCGAGGCCCCATACCGCCTGACTAGTTCGGTCTCGCTCGGCAGTCGCTGTCCAGGCTCGTATCGACCCGAGCTGATATCTTCCTGGACCTTTTCGAGAATGTCCTTGTACTTATGCTTTGGCATCGCGGTCATTTCCCCTCGATCTCTACTCGAGCGTTGGTGCATCGAGTGCGTCTCCCAGCGAACCACGACTACCGATGATAGTACCCTATACAACTTCGAGCGTTCTAAGGCGTTTGGTGGATCACACGGGCTTCTAAAGAGTCTTCTTTCGAGACAGGGAGATCGGAGAGCTCAACGCTGAAGAACTTCGTTTTAGATTTGCACGGCGAATCTTCTGTGCTTATGCGCAAAGGTGCATAGCCTTCGCCGCGTCAGCTTCCTCCAGAGCGTCGATGACCTCGATCAAGGAAGTGTATCGAGGAAGTCATTCATCTCGCGGGCGACTTGAGCTTCGTTGCTCAGATACACATAGTGATCTGCGTTTGGGATCATGACTATGCGTGCACTTGGCACGCCTTGGCGAAAGTTATCGGCCCACCGCGCGCAGCGTGATTTATCGTCCGCCATCAAAGCGCTCTTTCCAGGACTGTCTGGCAGGCGGTCCCAGTTGTGCGGGCAGGCGTAGATGGCGAGCGCGGGAACAGGAATGCTGGTGTACTTTTGCATGCCAAAGTTGAGCGCCGCACCGATCGGCGAACGAGGCGGTAGTGGCGGCATTTTAGCTACTTCCACGTTGTCATGATGAAGAACGGTTTCAAGCCTTGCAACCGCAGCCTCAAGTTCCAGCAGCTTCTTCTTTTCATCCACCCCGCCGCCTTCGATCTCGTCGATGCGTCTTTTGATGTCGTTCATCTCGACTGCAAGGAGCGGATGCTCTGGATCATCGAGGGCGAAGTTGGTCGCGGCATCGAGATAGATAAGCCCGGAAACCTTTTCGGGGAAGCGACTGGCGACCGAACTAAGCTCCTCCCCTGCCATCGAGTGTCCGACCAGCACAGGACGGTTTATCTCAAGCGACTTCAGCACTGCAAGCACGTCGTCGCCGAGGCGATCCGCTGAATAGTTTCCATTGACTGGTGCAGGACTGCCGGACGCGCCAAATCCTCTCCGCGTGATGCCGTAGACGTGATGCTGCTTGGTAAACCGTGGGGCGAAGCCGTCAAAGCGATGTGCTGTATCCCCGGCGCCGGCGAGAAAGATGAGTGGTTTGCCAGACCCTCCCCAATCGAGCACCTCGAGTTTGACGTCTTTTTCGACGGAGACAAATTGCACGGTATGTGGAGAGTGGTTGGCTGGATTCTGCGCGTACAATTCGCTTGCGGATAGCACAACAAGAGTGACAAGAGACAGCGTTATCTTCTTCATGTGGGACCTCGCTCCATCTATCGCTGTTTGGTCATTACGTGGCGGCGAGGGAATCGCCCCGATCGCTATACGCACAACTTCATCCGGGGTCACGACCACACGCTATCGACGGCACAGGCAAGTGCATGGCCGAGTTCAAGAAGGCACTCCCGTTTGCCGCAAAGAATCTATAGTCGCTGAAGCTGCCGTGGAACAAGCCTGCGGATTTAGTAAGGCGTCGTAACTGTCTGACGGACAAAGAATGAGTTGCGCCTCTTTGTTCCTTTAAGAACTCGTTGTACTGCGCCAGCGGAAAGGGCATTCGGTATGGTCCACTTCAAGAAGAAGCACGGGCTGGCTGAACCCTTTCTTGTCGGGAAACTCCGGAAAGGCCACCGCGGGAGGCAGCGAGCCGTCCAGGCTTACACAGGCCCGGATGCGCGCATCCAGCTGCCAGACTCTGGGCTGCATTCGCTCCCCCTGAAGCATTGGGTAGCTTAACATTCGACGCTCATCGCGGTTCTCAATTCTTCTCCCCTGACTCTCACTGTTGTTTTGCGAGAGTCGTCGCAGCGAGTGTGCCGCCGAGGCCCATAGTTTCGATGGCGGAGGAGGGGACGATGACCATGGCGCCCTTTTCGCGGATGGCTTCGTAGAGCATGTTCATGCCACGTAGGTGCAGTGCGCCAGGGTTGTCGTTGTAGACTCGGCTGGCCTGGGCGAACTGCTCCGAGACTTGGACTTCCGCTTCGCCGAGGATGACGCGGGCCTGGCGTTCGCGCTCGGCCTGGGCTTGCTGCGACATGGCGTCTTCGAGTGCCTGCGGAATGCGCACGTCTCGAATCTCGACGGACTGCACCGTGATGCCCCAGGGAGTGGTCTTTTCGTCAAGGACTTTCTGGAGTTCGAGGCCAAGGGACTCGCGGTCGGTGATCATTTGCGCGAGCTGGTGGCGTCCGATGGATTCACGGAGTGCGGTCTGCGAGCCTAAGGTGATGGCCTGGGTGAAGTCTTCGACTTCGAGGATGGATTTTTCGGCGTTCCAGACCAGCCAGAAAATGATGGCGTCGACATTCACCGGAACCGTGTCGCGGGTCAGAGTGGATTCGGCGCTAACGGTGGTGACGCGGACTCGTTGGTCGACGTAGCGGCTCAATGTTTCGACGATCGGGATAATAAGAAAGAGTCCGGGGCCGCGCAATCCGCGGTATCGGCCAAAGCGGAGGAGGGCAGCCTTCTCCCATTGGTCTACGACCTTGATTGCGAAGAGGAAGTAAATGCCAATAACGCCGCCTATCACAATGACAAGCGGACGATTTGTGAACCGCTCAACCGTGATCCCACCCAGGATGCAACACAGGAGTACGGTAAGAGCAACGCTATTGAAGTGATTACGCTTTAACATTGTTATCTCCTCTTGCTATCAATTTCGAATGAGAGCTCGCCTAGGGCCTTCACTAGTTGCTCCACGGTGAAACCTGCTGATCCAGCCCGGGAAACGAATTCCCTAACCAGTTGCCCGAGTTGCCGCTCGCGCTCGCCTTTGGCGTATTCGATTTTCTTGTCCGCGATGAACGTGCCAGAGCCTTGCTGTGTATCTACCGTGCCGCGAATCTCCATCTCGCGGTAAGCGCGCGAAACGGTATTGGGATTGATAACCAGATCGACGGCCACCTGTCGCACGGTGGGGAGTTGGTCTCCGACTGTCAGTATCCCTGCGGATATCGCCGCCTGAACCTGATCAATGATCTGTCTGTAAACGGGAACGCCGCTATGGGAGTCCAGACGGAAGGCGAATGAGGCTGCCTCGACTTTTGCTGCCTTTCTCACGTCAAAATAATGTACTAGTAAACTAGTACATGTCAAGTCGAGGAATTTGGAGGAAACTCGACATCGGCGGCGTCTACACCGAGCTCATCCACTTCTCTGGGGTGAACACGATCGTCGACTACGCGCCCGCGATCTTTCCAGCGACGTCGAAGGTCTTGGTGCTTATCAGCAAAATCTGTTTGGCTCCAAAGAATGCGGTGGAAACGCTGCTAAAGGTCATCAAAGTCGGCAAAAAGTAAGATCAACGCCCCGGTCAGCAAGGTCCTGTTGCTTTCCCGGAGTTCGCATTGTGGCGATGACCGGACTAGTCTTTGTTCGAGCAAAATCTCGATGATGCGACGACAGAGTTGACCGGAGGCGCCGCTTACGAGGATGGCGAACTGGGTCATTGACTCGTCTCTCCTGAGACGAGGGTTGCGAGCTCAGCAGGTTACTAGACATCCGAAGCAATCTGGTCCACACGCCCTCTGCTGCGGTCGGTCTCGAAGGTCCGGCAAGCCGGGCAAAGTGGCACTGGGGGATGGGTCGGTCTGGTCGGTCGTCGAACGGTGTGCCAAGGAGATCGGCATCCGAAATTTCGGGGCCCATGACCTGCGCCGCACCTGCGCCAAGTTGTGCCGGAAGTCGGGCGGCGCTCTCGGGCAGATCAAATTCCTGCTCGGTCACTCGTCGATTCAGACATCGAACCCTACCTGGGATCCGAGCAGGAATTTGGGGTGGCGGTAAATGACACCCGGAGTTTATGAGCTCTCGGACGGTAAAGCCTTTTACATAAAGGATTCGTTTGACAATGGCTAATTGAGGTGATTAGCATCCAGAACGAATTTCGCAGTTGCAAAAGTAAGTGAAATAAGAAAACGTTTTCCACTTGCGGTATCAATTTAGGGAGGGGTTATGGCGCTCAGATTTTCGATTCCACTCAGGCTCCTTTTCCTTGGCCTCATCTTCGGACTAGCTTCCGGCGTATGGGCCCAGGAAAACGCGGTGATTACGGGTACGGTCACCGACTCGACCGGCGCGGTTGTTCCGAGTATCACCATTACGCTTACCAATCCGGCGACCGGCCAGGTCAGGACGGACAACTCCAGCAGCTCCGGAACCTATAATTTCCCAAATCTTGGCGTCGGTACCTACAACCTGACAGCCGGAGGGACGGGATTTCAGAAGTACAGCCGGACCGGCATCGTTGTGAACGTCGCTCAGACGCTTCGGGAAGACGTCCTGCTGACCGTCGGCAGTGAGGGCCAGACCGTCACCGTTCACGCCGACGCGCTCCAGACCCAGACCGAAACCAGCGATATTAGCACCCTGATCAGCGGCCAGCAGGTCACACAACTCGCCACGAATGGCCGCAACGTGACCGCTCTTGCCGCCCTCGGCCTTGGCGTCGCAAACAACCTGCCAGCTTTTGCCGGAGTTAACGCTCTGACTTCCGCCAATGGAATCAGCTTTAACGGCACGCGCGTCAGCCATAACGTCTACATGCTGGATGGCGGCGAACTCAATGACCGCGGCTGCGGCGGCTGCTTCAGCTCGCTGCCCGCGATCGACGCTCTCTCTGAATTTCAGACCCTTGACAGCAACTACCCCCCTGACTACGGGGTCGGCTCGGGTGGCGTCGTCCTGATGGTCATTAAGTCCGGCTCTCACGACTTCCACGGCAGCGCTTACTACTTCAATCGCAACGAGGACTACGACGCGAACAACTACTTCACCAAGGCAGCCGGTCAGGGACGCCCGAAATTTCGTCTCAATGAACCTGGCTTCAACATCGGCGGCCCGGTATGGATTCCCCACGTGTACAACAGCAACCGGAACCGGACTTTCTTTTTTGTAAACGAAGAGTGGCGCAGACTCATCCAGGGTAGCTCGCCCACTACGGCGAATACGATAGCGGCCAGCAATTTTCCGACTCTAGGGCAGCCACTGAACTACACCATTCCCTCGAATGGCGTAGCCCCCATCGTTCCTGCTACCTCGAATGCGCCCCTCTATCCAGCGAACTGGGTGGTGGGGCAGCCGATCCCCACTAACCCGGATGGGACGATCACGATTCCGGCTAATCTCATCGATCAGAACGCGGTACGTGAGCTTAACCAGAACACCTTTCCGCATCCAAACTTTGGGACCAATCAGTACGTCTCCTCGGTCGCGCAGCCGACGACGGTTCGCGAAGATGTTGTTCGTATCGACCACACCATCAACAGCAAGCTCGCGTTGATGGGCCATTACCTCCACGATCAGACCAGCCAGGCATACTATCCGCCGCTTTGGAGCGATGGTAGCTATCCCACCGTCGGTTCCACGCTGCTTAACCCATCCTGGGCCGCGACGGTTAAGCTGACCCAGACCCTCTCGCCCAACCTGCTCAACGAAACTGCGTTCCTCTATAGCGGTAACACCATCCACCTTGACCCAGTTGCCGGCGCGGGTTCTTCTTATACCC includes these proteins:
- a CDS encoding GntR family transcriptional regulator, yielding MPKHKYKDILEKVQEDISSGRYEPGQRLPSETELVRRYGASRMTVFRAMHELQTMGLVVRRVGSGTFVAQSSTSKSHVFGLLIPELGQTEIFEVICKGMMESQNAFRHSLLWGNSASKESEKEAVAEQLCQHYISQKVSGIFFAPVEFSSGRVRANHRVVEALDKARIPVVLLDRCLEPYPDRSKYDLVGIDNRRTAYQATEHLITVGAKRIGFIARPNSAPTVDARIAGFREAIQAYTQGAIRYAVNLGDASDPKFIKAILKKDRPDAFLCANDFTAGKLMRTLLSIGERIPEDIRIVGIDDVKYAGLLPVPLTTQHQPCRDIGRTALSVMLDRIANPDLPARDVLLGCQMVVRQSCGAEPEEQLNGRSRPGR
- a CDS encoding alpha/beta fold hydrolase produces the protein MKKITLSLVTLVVLSASELYAQNPANHSPHTVQFVSVEKDVKLEVLDWGGSGKPLIFLAGAGDTAHRFDGFAPRFTKQHHVYGITRRGFGASGSPAPVNGNYSADRLGDDVLAVLKSLEINRPVLVGHSMAGEELSSVASRFPEKVSGLIYLDAATNFALDDPEHPLLAVEMNDIKRRIDEIEGGGVDEKKKLLELEAAVARLETVLHHDNVEVAKMPPLPPRSPIGAALNFGMQKYTSIPVPALAIYACPHNWDRLPDSPGKSALMADDKSRCARWADNFRQGVPSARIVMIPNADHYVYLSNEAQVAREMNDFLDTLP
- a CDS encoding slipin family protein, with the protein product MLKRNHFNSVALTVLLCCILGGITVERFTNRPLVIVIGGVIGIYFLFAIKVVDQWEKAALLRFGRYRGLRGPGLFLIIPIVETLSRYVDQRVRVTTVSAESTLTRDTVPVNVDAIIFWLVWNAEKSILEVEDFTQAITLGSQTALRESIGRHQLAQMITDRESLGLELQKVLDEKTTPWGITVQSVEIRDVRIPQALEDAMSQQAQAERERQARVILGEAEVQVSEQFAQASRVYNDNPGALHLRGMNMLYEAIREKGAMVIVPSSAIETMGLGGTLAATTLAKQQ
- a CDS encoding GntR family transcriptional regulator, with protein sequence MRKAAKVEAASFAFRLDSHSGVPVYRQIIDQVQAAISAGILTVGDQLPTVRQVAVDLVINPNTVSRAYREMEIRGTVDTQQGSGTFIADKKIEYAKGERERQLGQLVREFVSRAGSAGFTVEQLVKALGELSFEIDSKRR